TTTCCCCTCTTTTGGATGTTTTACTTTTCACTCATTCTCACAAAGATTCATTTGATATGAACTTCAAATGTTTAAGAATACTCCATATTGCTTATGTTCTTTTCCCAGTTTGATATTGGGAAGATTTACATTAGTACTCTTTTTTATTTTATTTTCCTTTTCTGCTAATGCACAAACTGTGATAGTAGGATTGGAACATATTGTTGTTCAGGAAGGTGCAATGATTTATGTTGATAGTACAGAAGCTAAACCAGGTCTGGATGAAGTGGTCTTAGTAACAAAAAATGCTGAAAATAATCCGGTTGTCAGCAGGGAAAAATTACTAGCTGTTTCTAAGGCAAATAAAGAAAGCAAATCTCGGATCAAAAAGGGTTTACCTAAACAAATAGAATTCACTTATCAGCCTAAAGAAAATAATTCTTCTATTTCAGAAACTTCTACTCAAAAAATAGTTGCTTCCAGTTCAAATTTCCAATGGAATCTGATAGGAATCGTTGTAGAAATAAAATATAGTTTTCTTCAGGTTTTATGGAATAAAGGAAAAACTTCCGAAAAGGAAAACTTCTTCGCAGAGCAGTCTATTGCTTACAAATCTTCCCGCGCTCCTCCATATTGCTAATACAATCATAACCTGATATTGCAGAAAAAACATTTTCAAAAATCTATTGAAAATGATAATTCAGTATTCTTTTTTAACAATTAAAAAAATTAGCAAATGTCAGCACTTCATAAAATAAAAGCTTATCTGTATGATAACCTTTTGACCAAAGATGAACCAGAGATGGCAAATCTTTGATAGGTTTCTTGCAGTAGCATAACAGTCACAGATAATATCCGCCCGTGAGGAGAAGAACATCCCTGAGGGTTAGAGAAACCGCCTCAAACGGGCGATAGGAAATCTTCCATCCGTTCGTGAGGAATGGTTCCTAATAAAAGCACATTTATTTACTAAAAACAATTTGAATGAAATTTAAAATACTGATGAGTCTTCTTTTTATTTTAGGCTTTTATCAACAATCATTTTCACAATCCCGACCAGGATCATCTATGCAGCTACAAAAAAAGAGGCTGCCAAATAGTGGAGCGGGCAATGCTATTACTGGTAATCCGATACGAAAGAATTCCCCATCTCAAATTCGTTATCAAGAAACATTACAGGGAGGTGCAACAATAATTGGGAATTCATGGTATTATAGCTTACCAGCTGATAATACTGCTATGTTAATAGCAGATGTTGATGACGACAACTCTACAAATATGTCCAGCTCTGCAGACTTGATTTTGCCTGTAGGATCAAAAATTGAGAAAGTATTTCTATCAATCGAAAGCGGTTATTATGATTATGCCAATTTTACAGCTGTAAAACTTAAAGTGCCTGGAGCTGCGAGCTACACTACTTTGATATCGGCCACCAGTTTAGCGGACAATCTTTTATCGGATCTGGTTGACAGCACGATTTCCGGAGGTTATGGTCAGATGATTTGGGATATTACATCTATGGTTCCTGCTAACGGATACGTAAGCACTGCAGGAGGAGGTGTCGGTGGTCGCTTTTATTTGGCAGATCCCAATCCACAGCCTTATAATATGGGTGGATGGTCAATGATTGTGGTATATTCTAATCCCAATTCAAAATTTAGAAGCATAACAGTTGCAGATAATTGGCAGTATTTTTATGATTCTTCTGTAGAAACTAATATTTCCGGCATAAAAGTACCTTCTTCAGGTAATGTAAAAGCTGTAGTAGGGGTTACAGGCACTTATGGAGACAGAGGGTATGAGGATTATGTAAAATTTGGAAAGCAGGGTGATATTTTGACATCCCTAAAGGATCCTATGACGGGCTTGGATACGGATGCTCTAAACAGCTCTATAGCCTGGACCTCCGAAAATAATGTTTCAGCCGACGGAGGACCCGCAATTTCCGGTAATTATGTTGCACGTAACCCAATTAGTGCAGGACATATTTATGGACCTGCCGAATCATGGGATTTTGATGCTGACATATTTGATGCTTCAGGTATTTTAACAGCTTCAATTAACCCTATAGATGTAACGTTTATTCAAGAAAGCACTGGCGGCGATGTTTTGGCCAGCGGTTCTTACTTTATATCCGTTGATTTGGCTCTTGCTCCAAAACTATTAAAAACATTATCGCCTACTTCTATCTATGATGGCGGGACAGCTACCTATACATGGACAGTAACGAACACATTGTCTGATGCCATACTCCAGACCATTTCTTTTACTGATAATTTACCTGCAGGTATAAAAGTAGCATCCGTTCCAAATGCTTCTATCACTGGCGGTATAGGCGGAGGCATAGCTGCTGCGCCAGGATCGGGAACTGTTACTATTTCTAATTTACAGCTAAACCCAGGGCAAAGTGCAACAATAAAGGTAGATATTACAAATGTTCCCGGACAACTGAATGCGACTTGTACTGGTTTGCCATCCGCATTTACAAATAGCTTTTCCAATATTTCGTTAGGGGATGATGTAAGTCTGGATGCAAGCGGAATTGTACCGCAATGTTTAATTGTCAAATGTAAAGCGAATGTTACGCCTCCTCCTGTTCAGGATCTGAGTGCTGTCTGCCCGGCAAATACAGTCAATTTGGCAAGTGCTTTTACTGGGACCGTACCCGCAGGCTTATCCTTGGTTTGGTTTACAAACAATACCCATTCTGGAACGGCATTATCGGGAACACAAATAACTCAGGCTGGTGCTGGATCGTATTATGCATTTTACTATGATAGTGTCTCACAGTGTTATAGTGTAGCTTCTTCTTTAGTTAATGTAACTGTTTTTAATCTTGACTCAGACGGGGATGGCGTACCTGATGTGTGTGATCTTGACAATGATAATGACGGTATTTTGGATACTGACGAATGTGGGTCGGCTAATAGAATTGTTAGAGGAGATTTTTCAAACCTACCGACACCTTCCGGTAACATAAACGCAGCCCAAGTAGCCGCGGCAACTTCAAATAAATGGGTATATAATGGTACAAATGGAGTAAATCTTTATTGGGGTAATGTTACTTCCGGTTTTGGTAATGGTATCACATTGGACAAAGATAACCAGACACAAACCCTTACCCAATCATTGACTGGCGTAGGTTATGTTTTGCCAGGTTTCAAGTCGCAGCTTCTTATTACAAAGTTTATGGCAAGAAATGGTGTTGGAGGAACTGGGTCTGGTACTCAGAAAGGAAGGTCATCCACCTTGACCATTAGCTATGCAGGAGTGGAGTATGTCAAACTGGTTACGGCTGATGGGGTAAATAGTAACTCTACGCTTACATACAGTAATGGGGCTACTGGGAATATCTCTACAATATTAGTGGATAGTAACTATGATAATTGGACGATCACACTTCCGTCGAACATTTCCCATTCGGGTGATTTGGTAATTAAAAATGTAAATGGTGTTGGAAATGCTCTTGGAGGTGCTGATGATTTTGTAATGGCAGATATTGTTTTAAACTCTTGCAAGGATACCGATGGTGATGGGATTCCCGATTATCTGGATCTGGATTCAGATAACGATGGCTGTTTGGATGCTATCGAAGGTGATGAGAATGTAACTAGTTCACAGTTGGTCACAGCAGGAGGGGGCTTGACTGTTGGGATAGGTTCTACCGCTGCTAGTCAAAACCTTTGTGCAAATGGTACTTGTGTCAATGCCAATGGAGTTCCAAATATTGTGAACCCTGGTGGTGCTGCAGATATTGGAAATGACCAGGGGCAGGGTGTTGGTACTTCACAAAATGAAAAACTTACTGCTTGTCTCCCTATCTGTGGTTTTGATAATACAAATGGCGGAAATACGACGCCTGTTCCAGTAGCAAAATCTAATATAAGTGCAAATGCCGCTCCTACTATTACATATTTACAAAATGCCTCTGCTTCCGCATCCAGAACCAATGAATTTGATTTTGGCGGAGTAAATCTTACCAATTCTACAGGGAATACAATACCAAATGTATTGATCGATATAAGCAAGTTAGGTTTCTGGACGCAGAATGTATCTGGAACTACCTTCAAAATATATGCATATAACCAGGCCAACCAAGCTTGGGAAGGGACTTTGGGTAATGGGCAGACCGCTTATTTCAAGATATTGGGTATTTCGGTAAACGGTGCTCAAATAACAAATCCGAACATCAGGTTGCTTCCCGTCCAAAATTCTGCATCGGTAACAGGATATCATTTTGCTTCTACAAGTGATACCGTTTCTGACGTTGCGACGTCTTTTACAGATGGAGGCACAGGAACTAGTTACTCTATTACTGGTTCTACGGTTTCTCTTCCTCAAAATCTGCCTGTAATAGATTTAGGAGCTTTAGCCAATGGATCTACGCTTACAAATGTTAAGATCAGAATGGGTCTGGTAATGCCGAATAATGCAGATGCCTGGGTAAACAATCCGGATACGGGGACAGGTGATATTGATTATTATGTATATGGGTTTGCGGATGTTTGGGGTACAGGTTACGATTTTGGAGATGCCCCATCAAGTTACGGGATAGCACAGCATGCTCCTTCATTATGTAGTCCGGCAATTTATATAGGACCAAACAGACAGGATTATGAAAGTTCTGTTACAGGAAATACAACAGCTGATGCCGATGACCTGAATATGCCAAATTATGATGATGAGAACGATAGCCTACCTGATTTTTCAGCAGGTCAAACTTCATATTCTATTACTTTACCATATGTAAACAACGCTGCTTCCGGTACTGTAAGTGCCTGGATAGATTGGAACAACAACGGCGTTTTTGATGCTTCGGAACGGGCCAATACAACCATATCTACAGGAAGCGGAAATATAGTTCTTACTTGGAAAACCTCTGGAGCTGCAAGCGGAGAAGGGGTAATACCATCCGGAATCACGACAGGGTATAAAATGGTGCGCACCCGTATAGGGACTATAAGTTCAGAAATATTGAGTGTGTCCGGCATAGCGACAGATGGTGAGGTAGAAGACAGGCTTCTATTTGTTTCTGCATATTGCACCAAACCAGGAGATTTCACAACAGGAGGTACACCTACAAAAATAGGTATCACAGTTCAGGAAAAACTTTCGGGTTGGCCAGAGTCTATTCCTAATGGTCATATAGCTTTGGAATCAAAAGAAAAAGGATTTGTGATTACGAGAGTTTCGCACGTGAGTACAACACCGGATCTCACAAATGATTCTATCAAAGATCCTAAAGAGGGAATGCTGATCTATGACATTCAGGACAAATGTGTAAAATTATTCAATGGGATTACATGGAATTGTATCCGTAGGACATGTAATGACACTAATTAAAAACGACATCAACAATGAATTATAAAATAATAATCAATAGTCTAATACTTGTTTTGCTGGCAGATTTTGCCAGCGGACAAGTCTCTATGGGAGGCAAACAAAGTGTAGAAGGAACAGCCACAATTCTGGATTTTAATAGCCAAACTGGTAATATAAAAGGAATAATCCTTCCGGCAGTGGATGATGTTTCCAACGCATTGTCTTCTGACCCTGCGAGTAATAATGGTACATTTTTATTCAATAAAAGCAATCAAAAAGTTCAGGTCTACGAGAACAACGTATGGAAAGATCTTTCGGATGCCGGAAGCAGTAGTAATCTTGTTATTAACACTTCTGATGAGAAAAGTGGAGGTGTGGTTATAGGTGCTTCAAGCAGTCCTGCAAAAGGGGTTCTTATCCTGGAATCGTCGGATAAGGCAATGATCTTACCAAGAATATCAGAACCGCATAAAAATGTTAAAAGCCCATATCCAGGAATGATGTGTTTTGATACCGTAAGCAGAACACTTGCAGTATTTGATGGTGCAAAATGGAATTATTGGAATTAGAGTAAAATGGATTTCTTTGAAATCCATATAAACTATTAATTAATCAGAGAGTTGCGGAAAGCGCGAGAGAAATTCCAGGACTGCACCTAGAATAAGCTCACACAAAGCTTTTTACAAACTGCCTATTGTATAATAGTGATCATGGGAAGGACTCCTTGAGGTAAGAATTAAAAAATATTCTAAAAACAAACAAATGATAAAAATAAATTTTTTTAAACAAGCAAAAAGCAAGATATCTCTCTTTGTGATATTGCTTTGTTTACTATTGTCTAACAATATTAATGCGCAAGCAGTTGGATGTACCAATACAATGTACCTTTCTCAGGGCACATTCAGTCCAAGTACTGAAGTCGGTTTTTACCGTATTAATAACTCTACGAATCCTTTTACATATCCGTTGATGAAACAACATGCAGGTTTGATAATTAATGCAATTGGCATAAATCCTGTTGATGGAAATATGTATGGGATGCGTTATTCTAATGCTAATCTCGTAAGAATTGACACTAATGGTAACTTTATAAACTTAGGGACTATTCCAGGTTTACCTATTTTAGATTATAATACTGGAGAAATAGATGTGGCAGGTAATTATTATGTGAAAGCTACTGGACTTAATAACAAGTTCTATAAAATTAACCTGAGTACAAATGCAGTAACTTCATTAACTTTAAGTGCAACCTTAGAACTTTCTGATTGGGCGTTTAATAACACAGATGGACAATTATATTCTGTAAATCTACCAGACGGAAGATTGTATAAAATAAATCCAAGCACCGGAAATGCAACACCGATTGGTGCTGCTTACAGTATGCCGGATGCTTTCGGGGCAATGTTTGGAGCAAGTAATGGAGAAATTTATGGAGCAATAAACAGTGGTGGTTTTTATCAATTTAATACCGTTACTGGAGCACGGACATTAATTTCTGCATCACCAGCAGCAGACCAAAATGATGGTGCTCATTGTGTTACTCAGCCCATAACCTTCAATGTAAATTTATATGTGTCTAAAACAGATAGCAAGACAACTTACACATCGGGAAGTTCCACAACTTATACTATTGTTGCAGGAAATACCGGACCGTTTGGTGTAGTTAATGCAAATGTGACAGACCCTGTTCCGGCAGGTATTCCTTCTGCAAATGTAACCTATACAGCAGTAGCTTCTGCGGGAAGCAGCACCCAAGTTGTAGGGACGCAGACTGGTGCAATTAATGATTTTGTTTCTTTACCAGTTGGTGGGACGGTGACTTATACTGTTACGGTTAATATACCAACTACTTTTACAGCGGATTTAGTAAATACTGTTACGATTACTGCGCCTATTAATTCTGTTGAGACTAATAGTGCAAATAATTCAGCAACAGATACCAATACAAGAGTTTGTGTTACTCCCCCTACGCCAACGGTTTCAGCAGGAGGGCCAACCACATTCTGTGCTGGCGGAAGTGTGACTTTAACTTCATCTTCTGCCTCTGGCAACCAATGGTACAAAGACGGCGTTATCATTTCCGGAGCAACAGGACAGACCTATTCTGCGAATGCTTCCGGAACATATACGGTTATTGTGACTACTATTGGCTGTCCAAGTCCTGCATCAGCGGGCACAACGGTAACGGTTAACCCAATACCACCAGCCTTAACTGTTTCAGCAGGCGGACCTACCACATTCTGTACAGGCGGAAGCGTGGTTCTTACCTCTACCTATAACACTACAGGTGCTTATCAATGGTACCTTAACGGCACAGTAATTCCTGGGGCGGTTTCTTATCAATATACAGCAACTGGTTCAGGGACTTATACAGTTACAAGAGAATTAGGAGGCTGTACCAGTCCTGCATCGGCAGGTACGACGGTGACTGTAAATCCTACGCCACCAGCATTGACGGTTTCGGCAGGTGGTCCTACAACTTTCTGCGCAGGCGGAAGCGTTGTCCTGACCTCAACTTATAATACTACTGGAGCTTACCAATGGTACCTGAATGGAACATTGATTTCTGGTGCTACCTCGTATCAATATACAGCGTCTGCATCAGGCACCTATACTGTTACAAGGGAATTGGGCGGATGTACCAGTCCTGCATCGGCAGGTACGACGGTGACTGTAAATCCTACGCCACCAGCATTGGCGGTTTCAGTAGGCGGACCTACCACATTCTGTACAGGTGGAAGTGTTGTGCTGACCTCAACGTATAATACTACTGGAGCTTACCAATGGTACCTAAATGGGACATTGATTTCTGGTGCTACCTCGTATCAATATACAGCGTCCGCACCAGGCACCTACACAGTTACAAGAGAATTAGGAGGCTGTACCAGTCCTGCATCGGCAGGTACGACGGTGACTGTAAATCCTACGCCACCAGCATTGACGGTTTCGGCAGGTGGTCCTACAACTTTCTGCGCAGGCGGAAGCGTTGTCCTGACCTCAACTTATAATACTACTGGAGCTTACCAATGGTACCTGAATGGAACATTGATTTCTGGGGCGGTTTCTTATCAATATACAGCAACTGGTTCAGGGACTTATACAGTTACAAGAGAATTAGGAGGCTGTACCAGTCCTGCATCGGCAGGTACGACGGTAACGGTAAATAATTGTACGGGTATTGCTTGTAATACGAAGTTCTATTTAACGCAATATCCTGTATCAGGACCCACTACTTTGTATGAACTAGACAATACTACCAACCCTTTTACGATAACTTCTATAGGTACATCTCCTGCCAATATGCATGTAAATGCTATTGGTTACAATACAGTAGATAATCTGATTTATGGGATAAGAACCGATGCTGGTTTTATGAACTATATGGTAAGGATAGACGGCAATGGAGTATTTACCAGCTTGGGAGCTGTGACTAATTTACCCACAGGTGGTTATAACTCTGGTGCATTTGATAATAGTGGAAATTACTATGTACTTAATTCCGGGTCAACGAGGTTTTATAGAATAAATGTAACAACCAATACCGCTACATTGATTACACTTTCAAGATTGTTAAATGTGAACGATATTGTTTATGATAAAACGACAGGGAAGATGTTCGGCTACGAAGGAGTATCGGGAGCTAATATATTGGTTTCTATTGACCCTGTTACCGGAACGGTTACCAATATCGGAGCAAGCGGATTACCGGGTGGTACTCTCGTAGGAGCTTTGTATGTCGATGCCTCTGGAGATATTTTCGGAAATGCAGATAATGGTTCAGGCTTTTATCAGTTCAACAAAACCACAGGTACAGCTGTAAAAATTTCCAACTCGATTGGTGCCAATGGAAACGATGGGACAAATTGCCCTGATGCGGTAATTACTTTCCCAGCAGACCTAAGTATTACTAAAACAGACGGCAAAACAGTTTATACACCGGGTACAACCAATACCTACACTATTGTTGTAAGCAACAACAGTGGTCAGTATGGTGTGCTTGGTGCTACGGTTTCAGATCCTGTACCGGCAGGTATCCCTGCTGCGAATGTATCTTATTCCGTACCGGTATTAACAGGCGGAGCAACCACCAGCATTACCGGAACTCAAACCGGTGCTCTTAATGATGTGGTAGGACTTCCTATAGGTGCTACAATCACCTACACCGTTACTATCAATGTTCCTGTTGCATTTACAGGCGATCTGACTAATACCGTTACAGTAACTCCACCTGTAAATTCTACAGATCCTAATAATGCTAATAATTCGGCGACAGATGTAGATAGTTTTAACAATCCTTGTGCGATTACTGCTTCCAATCCTGATTCAGACGGAGATGGAATAGCTAACTCTTGTGATGTAGATGATGACAATGACGGGATCTTGGATACGAATGAATGTGGTTCTAATAACAGAATCATTAGAGGAGACTTCTCAAGCCTCCCGACGCCTTCCGGTAACTTAAATGCTGCTCAGGTTGCAACAGCAACTTCAAATAAATGGATATATAATGGTTCAAATGGTGTAAATCTTTATTGGGGTAGTGTAGCAGGAGGTTTTGGCAATGGGATTGTGTTAGAAAAAGATAATCAAACAGAATCTTTAACACATTCTTTAAGCGATGTTAATTATTCTTATTCTGGTACTCCACCTCAAATTCTTATTACAAGATTTGCTGCAAGAAATGGTATTGGGGGAACTGGATCTGGTACTCAGAAAGGGAGATCATCCACCTTAACCATTAGCTATGCAGGAGTGGAGTATGTCAAAGTGGTTACGGCTGATGGGGTAAATAGTAACTCTACGCTTACATACAGTAATGGGGCTACTGGGAATATCTCTACAATATTAGTGGATAGTAACTATGATAATTGGACGATCACACTTCCGTCGAACATTTCCCATTCGGGTGATTTGGTAATTAAAAATGTAAATGGTGTTGGAAATGCTCTTGGAGGAGCTGATGATTTTATGTTTGCAGATATTGTTTTGAACTCTTGTAAAGATACCGATGGCGATGGCATTCCGGATTATCTAGATTTAGATAGTGACGCAGATGGATGTTCCGACGCTATGGAAGGCGGTGCAAATGTTATCGAGTACTGGTTGGTAACGGCTGGCGGTGTAGTGAATGGTGGTAGTACCACTGTGAATCAAAATTTATGTGCAAGCTCAAGCTGTATAAGTACCGGAACTGGTAATAATGGATTGCCTAAGGCAGCGTTTGCTGCAGGATATAGCAACACAACAGGTCAGTCTGTTGGGAACTCTCAGAATGCATTGGTAAATGACTGTTTCTGCTATGAATCTCCTACTGATCTTACTGCAATAGTTCCAGTAAATCACGGCATATCTGCACTAGGAAGAGCAGGCGCAGAAAATGGCAACTGGCCAATGTTGAGAAATTCTGCATACACAGCACTAGAGGCTAAAACCAAAGGTTTTGTTGTAACCAGAACTACCAGCCCGGAAACGACTGTTGCAATTCCTGTTGTAGGGATGATGGTATTTGATACAGATGAGGATGGAGGCAAAGGCTGTCTGAAAATCTACACCGGATCAGGAGTAGGAGAAGGATGGAAATGCTTTACAACACAGGGCTGTCCGCCACCTCCAAGTAACTAAATCGGGCAATAGCCAATTTTTTACAATTTGCCATCGGATTCAGATAATTAAAATCTGATGGCAGTTGTAATAATTAACTTTAAAATATAAAAACAAAATGAACAAGATAATTTCAATCATATTAATAAGTGTTTCCGCCACTGCCTTTTCTCAGGTAAGAATAGGAAAGTCTGACGCAGCCAATCTTAGCAGCACTTCAGTTTTGCTGGAGTTTGGAGATACAAAAGACAAAGGAATTGTATTGCCATATGTAGAAACAGTTCCTGCAGAAGGAAGTACACAAGCCACAGGTGGTACCATTATTTTTGATGTTTCTGCAAACACTGAGTACAAAATAAAAGTCAAAAATCAGAATGCAGGTTGGCGAGACCTCAGTGTGCAATCCGGATATTCCACATCGGTAGAAACTATTGTAAAGCCAGTACAGGCAACGCCATTGGCGGATAATACAAACGCAAAAGCAATCATTGGTTCGTCAAC
The genomic region above belongs to Epilithonimonas zeae and contains:
- a CDS encoding thrombospondin type 3 repeat-containing protein, whose amino-acid sequence is MKFKILMSLLFILGFYQQSFSQSRPGSSMQLQKKRLPNSGAGNAITGNPIRKNSPSQIRYQETLQGGATIIGNSWYYSLPADNTAMLIADVDDDNSTNMSSSADLILPVGSKIEKVFLSIESGYYDYANFTAVKLKVPGAASYTTLISATSLADNLLSDLVDSTISGGYGQMIWDITSMVPANGYVSTAGGGVGGRFYLADPNPQPYNMGGWSMIVVYSNPNSKFRSITVADNWQYFYDSSVETNISGIKVPSSGNVKAVVGVTGTYGDRGYEDYVKFGKQGDILTSLKDPMTGLDTDALNSSIAWTSENNVSADGGPAISGNYVARNPISAGHIYGPAESWDFDADIFDASGILTASINPIDVTFIQESTGGDVLASGSYFISVDLALAPKLLKTLSPTSIYDGGTATYTWTVTNTLSDAILQTISFTDNLPAGIKVASVPNASITGGIGGGIAAAPGSGTVTISNLQLNPGQSATIKVDITNVPGQLNATCTGLPSAFTNSFSNISLGDDVSLDASGIVPQCLIVKCKANVTPPPVQDLSAVCPANTVNLASAFTGTVPAGLSLVWFTNNTHSGTALSGTQITQAGAGSYYAFYYDSVSQCYSVASSLVNVTVFNLDSDGDGVPDVCDLDNDNDGILDTDECGSANRIVRGDFSNLPTPSGNINAAQVAAATSNKWVYNGTNGVNLYWGNVTSGFGNGITLDKDNQTQTLTQSLTGVGYVLPGFKSQLLITKFMARNGVGGTGSGTQKGRSSTLTISYAGVEYVKLVTADGVNSNSTLTYSNGATGNISTILVDSNYDNWTITLPSNISHSGDLVIKNVNGVGNALGGADDFVMADIVLNSCKDTDGDGIPDYLDLDSDNDGCLDAIEGDENVTSSQLVTAGGGLTVGIGSTAASQNLCANGTCVNANGVPNIVNPGGAADIGNDQGQGVGTSQNEKLTACLPICGFDNTNGGNTTPVPVAKSNISANAAPTITYLQNASASASRTNEFDFGGVNLTNSTGNTIPNVLIDISKLGFWTQNVSGTTFKIYAYNQANQAWEGTLGNGQTAYFKILGISVNGAQITNPNIRLLPVQNSASVTGYHFASTSDTVSDVATSFTDGGTGTSYSITGSTVSLPQNLPVIDLGALANGSTLTNVKIRMGLVMPNNADAWVNNPDTGTGDIDYYVYGFADVWGTGYDFGDAPSSYGIAQHAPSLCSPAIYIGPNRQDYESSVTGNTTADADDLNMPNYDDENDSLPDFSAGQTSYSITLPYVNNAASGTVSAWIDWNNNGVFDASERANTTISTGSGNIVLTWKTSGAASGEGVIPSGITTGYKMVRTRIGTISSEILSVSGIATDGEVEDRLLFVSAYCTKPGDFTTGGTPTKIGITVQEKLSGWPESIPNGHIALESKEKGFVITRVSHVSTTPDLTNDSIKDPKEGMLIYDIQDKCVKLFNGITWNCIRRTCNDTN
- a CDS encoding beta strand repeat-containing protein, with the translated sequence MIKINFFKQAKSKISLFVILLCLLLSNNINAQAVGCTNTMYLSQGTFSPSTEVGFYRINNSTNPFTYPLMKQHAGLIINAIGINPVDGNMYGMRYSNANLVRIDTNGNFINLGTIPGLPILDYNTGEIDVAGNYYVKATGLNNKFYKINLSTNAVTSLTLSATLELSDWAFNNTDGQLYSVNLPDGRLYKINPSTGNATPIGAAYSMPDAFGAMFGASNGEIYGAINSGGFYQFNTVTGARTLISASPAADQNDGAHCVTQPITFNVNLYVSKTDSKTTYTSGSSTTYTIVAGNTGPFGVVNANVTDPVPAGIPSANVTYTAVASAGSSTQVVGTQTGAINDFVSLPVGGTVTYTVTVNIPTTFTADLVNTVTITAPINSVETNSANNSATDTNTRVCVTPPTPTVSAGGPTTFCAGGSVTLTSSSASGNQWYKDGVIISGATGQTYSANASGTYTVIVTTIGCPSPASAGTTVTVNPIPPALTVSAGGPTTFCTGGSVVLTSTYNTTGAYQWYLNGTVIPGAVSYQYTATGSGTYTVTRELGGCTSPASAGTTVTVNPTPPALTVSAGGPTTFCAGGSVVLTSTYNTTGAYQWYLNGTLISGATSYQYTASASGTYTVTRELGGCTSPASAGTTVTVNPTPPALAVSVGGPTTFCTGGSVVLTSTYNTTGAYQWYLNGTLISGATSYQYTASAPGTYTVTRELGGCTSPASAGTTVTVNPTPPALTVSAGGPTTFCAGGSVVLTSTYNTTGAYQWYLNGTLISGAVSYQYTATGSGTYTVTRELGGCTSPASAGTTVTVNNCTGIACNTKFYLTQYPVSGPTTLYELDNTTNPFTITSIGTSPANMHVNAIGYNTVDNLIYGIRTDAGFMNYMVRIDGNGVFTSLGAVTNLPTGGYNSGAFDNSGNYYVLNSGSTRFYRINVTTNTATLITLSRLLNVNDIVYDKTTGKMFGYEGVSGANILVSIDPVTGTVTNIGASGLPGGTLVGALYVDASGDIFGNADNGSGFYQFNKTTGTAVKISNSIGANGNDGTNCPDAVITFPADLSITKTDGKTVYTPGTTNTYTIVVSNNSGQYGVLGATVSDPVPAGIPAANVSYSVPVLTGGATTSITGTQTGALNDVVGLPIGATITYTVTINVPVAFTGDLTNTVTVTPPVNSTDPNNANNSATDVDSFNNPCAITASNPDSDGDGIANSCDVDDDNDGILDTNECGSNNRIIRGDFSSLPTPSGNLNAAQVATATSNKWIYNGSNGVNLYWGSVAGGFGNGIVLEKDNQTESLTHSLSDVNYSYSGTPPQILITRFAARNGIGGTGSGTQKGRSSTLTISYAGVEYVKVVTADGVNSNSTLTYSNGATGNISTILVDSNYDNWTITLPSNISHSGDLVIKNVNGVGNALGGADDFMFADIVLNSCKDTDGDGIPDYLDLDSDADGCSDAMEGGANVIEYWLVTAGGVVNGGSTTVNQNLCASSSCISTGTGNNGLPKAAFAAGYSNTTGQSVGNSQNALVNDCFCYESPTDLTAIVPVNHGISALGRAGAENGNWPMLRNSAYTALEAKTKGFVVTRTTSPETTVAIPVVGMMVFDTDEDGGKGCLKIYTGSGVGEGWKCFTTQGCPPPPSN